The DNA window CACCGCCACGACTCGCGAAGCCGTCACGCATTACCGCGTGCTGGGCACAGGATACGGTCGCAGCCTGCTGGAGATCACGCTGGAAACCGGCCGCCGCCATCAGATCCGCGCGCAGCTTGCTGCCGCAGGGTGTCCCATTGTGGGCGATGACAAATACGGCGCGAAGAGCGATCCCGTGAAACGCATCGCCCTGCATGCGAGTGACTTGAAGCTGCTGCATCCTCAGGATGAGCGGGAGCTGACGTTTCACTCTCCTTTGCCTCAGGACCTGGCGCGACTTGTGCCGGTGACGGTGGGCTGATGTGCGATGCGATGAGCGAAGGCGGTGCGAGGGTTACAACCGCGCCTTAAAAAGGCGCGGCTAATGGACGTACGCCGCTCTGCGACGGGGAGAGGGGGACGGGAGGTCTGAAACGGTTTCCACCAGCCGGTGTGGAGATAGCGTATGAATCAGTTGGAGCCCAACTGAGCTACTTCTCCTGAGCGACGCGTTGTTGCTCAGCTTCCATGGCTGCTTTTTCGGCAGCGATCGCCGCAATGGCCGCAGCGCGGCGGGCACGTTCTTTGGCTTCCTGCTCGGCGCGGACCTTGGCGGCGGCAGCTTCACGCCGGGCTTTGGCTTCTTCGGCTGCCTGGCGGGCGGCTTCTTTTTCGGCATCCTGTTTCGCCTTCAGCGCGGCGGCGGCAGCTTTCACGGCTTCAAGTTCGCGACGGGCCAGCTCGCGGGCGGCCTCACGCGCAGCTTCGCGTTCGGCATCGGCCTTGGCTTTGGCCTCGGCAGCGGCCTGACGGGCGGCAATTTTCTCGGCCTGCTGGCGTGCCTTTTCAGCTGCCTGCTCGGCGGCGGCCTGGGCCCGCGCAAGAGCGGCGGCTTCTTTTACCTGCTGGAGGCGGGCTTTCTCAGCGGCTTTTTCGGCGGCGGCCTTTTCTTTGGCGATGCGGGCGGCTTCCTTTTCCTCGGCGATGCGGATCTTCTCGGCAGCCTTCTCTGCATCGGCCAGTTCTTTGGCCACTCGCGCCGCTTCCTTCTCAGCCTGGAGACGGGCTTTTTCAGCCGCTTTTTCAACATCGGCCAGTTCTTTGGCCACTCGCGCAGCTTCCTTCTCTGCAGCAATACGCGCTTTTTCAGCGGCCTTCGCCGCGGCCTCCTCTTCTCGGGCACGGATGGCCGCTTCTTTTTCAGCCTGGAGACGGGCTTTCTCGGCCACTTTTTCAGCAGCGGCCTGCTCTTTGGCCACTCGGGCAGCTTCTTTCTCTTCAGCGATGCGTGCCTTCTCAGCCGCCTTCGCCGCCTCCTTCTCCGCAAGGGCCTGCTCACGGGCCAGGATGGCGGCCTCCTTGGCGGCGATGTCGGCGGCCAGTTTGGCTTCCTGGGCTTGGATCAGGCTGGCGGCAAAGCTGCGCAACTCCTGGGCAAGACGGGCAGCGGTTTCACCCAGCCCTGGAGCCACTTCGGTGGGGACGCGAGGCTGGATTTCGAGCGATTCGAGCCGGGCGGCCATGTCGCTAAGCAGGGAGGTAAACTTGAGGTCGGGTCTCGTGGTCATCAGAGGGTTGGCTGAAACAGAACCGTCATGAATGGAGACGGTTGTCCCCCTGTAAAGTCCCTTCCTTACATTCGCCGACAGGGATCCAGGGGAAGCCAGGAATGCGAGTAAATCTGCTCTGACGATTGCCCTGCGCACACCCCGAGCATCTTGCAGACATTTCATCCGCCCCTTGCATTCCCCGTACTATGGCGCTAGGTGCCCAAGTTTCCCATTTAATGAAAGCAATTCTGGCACTCGAAGACGGACGATATTTTGAAGGCATCTCCTTTGGCGCACCCGGCACCCGCACGGGCGAAATCTGCTTCAACACGTCCATGTCCGGTTATCAGGAAGTCCTGACGGACCCATCCTACCGTGGCCAGATCGTGGCGATGACCTACCCGATGATCGGGAACTACGGCATCAACACCCTGGACGATGAAAGCAGCGAGCCGCATGTGCGCGGATTTGTCATTGAGGAACTGTGCGATGTGCCCAGTAACTGGCGTAGCAGCCAGTCCCTGGACGGATACCTGAAGCAGCATAACATCCCCGGCATCCAGGGCATTGACACGCGCGCGCTGACCAAGCACCTGCGCACGCTGGGTGCGATGCGCTCCGTCATCACCACCGAGGTGGGCACAGTGGAAGAGGCCGTCAAGCTGGCCCTGGAAAGCGCGCCCATGAGCGGCAGCGATTTCGTCAAGGAAGTCAGCACGCCCAGCATCTACACCTGGGACCCGGAAAACGAACTGAGCCGCCAGTGGGACATCCCCAGCCCCAGCCAGAACCGCGAAGGCGGTCCGGAAGGCGCTTTCCATCCTCTGGGCGAGGCCCGGCACCACATCGTGGCCTATGACTTTGGCATGAAGCGCAACATCCTGCGCGGCCTGCGCCAAAGCGGCTTCCATGTGACCGTCGTCCCTGCCGCCACCTCTGCTGCCGATGTGCTCGCCCGGAATCCGGACGGCGTCTTCCTGTCCAACGGTCCTGGAGATCCGGCCGCGCTGGGCTACATCCATCAGGAGGTCAAGTCGCTGATTGGCAAGACGCCCGTCTTTGGTATCTGTCTCGGCCACCAGATCCTGGGACACGCCTATGGCGGCAAGACTTTTAAACTCAAGTTCGGTCATCGCGGCGGCAACCAGCCCGTCAAAGACCTGCGCACCGGCAAGGTATCCATCACCAGCCAGAACCACGGTTTTGCCATTGATCCTGGCAGCCTGCCGTCCAATGTGGAAGTGACTCATATCAACCTCAATGACGGCACCGTCGAGGGCATGCGCCATCGTGAAGCGCCGGTCATGAGCGTCCAATACCACCCTGAGGCAGCTCCGGGTCCGAATGATGCGAAGTATTTCTTCGATGAATTCGCGAAGCTGATTGATAAGGCGGACTGAGGCGGATTAGGGGTGCCTATCGAGATGCTGCAGCACCTGGGGTAACGCCAGTTTGAGCGCCTCGAGGAGCACACGAAAGTGCTGCTGCCGAGGCAAGAGACTTGCGTCTGCCACTCTGCCCCGCACTCCAGGACGTGCTGCGAATTCAGAAATCCACATGCCGCGCGGAGCGTCCCTATGGGCGGCGAAAGCGCAGAGCGCATCACCACTTTTCTCTGAAGTCAGCCTGCCACCTAACAGCATGTGTGACCGAGCGACACTGCCCGTCCCCCCCTTCATGCAAGACTTCCCGAAAACAGAAACGGCAGCCTGCGAAGAAACAGGCTGCCGTTTGAAGGGTGGATGAACAGAGGCGTTCAGTTCTGAGGCTGCACCTGAGGTGCGGCTTCTGGGTCTGCCTCCGGTTTGATTTCCGATGCGGGTGCTGCAGGAATCTGGATGGGAGGAGTGGTCACCGACGGCGGCTGGGGATTCAGAGAGTCTGCACCAGCCGCAGGGGCGGCCGGGGTCTCATTCGTCGCCGGAGCAGGGGTGGACTTTGAGGCTGCCGGAGCTTCAGGCGCGGTTACCGGACTAACTGGAGCGTCGGGTGCGGGAGCTGCGGGCGCTTCAGGCGTTGTGGCAGGAGCGGGAGTGGCCTTGGCCTCCACTTTCACGATTTCGCTGCGTTTTTTAT is part of the Prosthecobacter sp. SYSU 5D2 genome and encodes:
- the carA gene encoding glutamine-hydrolyzing carbamoyl-phosphate synthase small subunit, with protein sequence MKAILALEDGRYFEGISFGAPGTRTGEICFNTSMSGYQEVLTDPSYRGQIVAMTYPMIGNYGINTLDDESSEPHVRGFVIEELCDVPSNWRSSQSLDGYLKQHNIPGIQGIDTRALTKHLRTLGAMRSVITTEVGTVEEAVKLALESAPMSGSDFVKEVSTPSIYTWDPENELSRQWDIPSPSQNREGGPEGAFHPLGEARHHIVAYDFGMKRNILRGLRQSGFHVTVVPAATSAADVLARNPDGVFLSNGPGDPAALGYIHQEVKSLIGKTPVFGICLGHQILGHAYGGKTFKLKFGHRGGNQPVKDLRTGKVSITSQNHGFAIDPGSLPSNVEVTHINLNDGTVEGMRHREAPVMSVQYHPEAAPGPNDAKYFFDEFAKLIDKAD